ACCGGGCGAGGTTCATTTTATAGAGGAAGCTGATGCGGTGATTCCTCCCGTTAAGGAGAATGTGGGATGTTAAGCAAACAAAAGTTATTTGCGCTGGGTTTCCAGCATGTCATGGCGATGTACGCCGGAGCGATTGCCGTTCCTCTGATCGTAGGAGGAGCGCTGCACCTGACGCCAGCCCAAATGGCCTATCTGGTAGCCGCCGATCTGTTCACCTGTGGGATTGCCACGTTGCTGCAGATTATGGGTACACGTTTTTTCGGCAGCAGACTACCGGTCATTCTGGGTTGTACGTTTACGGCGGTAGGACCGCTGATCGCGATTGCCTCGACCTCGAACCTGGCGACCGCGTACGGGGCCATTATTTTATCCGGGATATTCGTGGTGCTTGCGGCACCGCTGTATGGCAAGCTGCTACGCTTTTTCCCGACGGTGGTTACTGGTTCGGTCGTTACCATTATCGGTCTGTCCCTCATCCCGGTGGCGATGAACAATGTAGCAGGTGGACAGGGCAGCGCAGATTTTGGACAGCCGCGTAATTTACTGCTGGCGTTGGTTACACTGCTGGTTATTCTGCTAGTAAATAGAGTAGCCAAGGGCTTTTTGCGTTCGATTTCCGTGCTTATCGGTTTGTTTGCAGGTACTGTGGTCGCTTATGCGATGGGAATGGTACATTTTGCTCCCGTGGCGGATGCCTCATGGGTGAGTGTTGCGCAGCCGTTTTATTTTGGCAAGCCGGAGTTTAGCATTATGGCGGTATGTACGATGATTATCGTCAATATTGTCAGCATGGTCGAGTCTACGGGGGTTTATCTGGCAGTAGGCAAGGCGATTGATCAGAAGGTGGAGCAGAAGCAAATCGTCAATGGACTTCGTTCCGAAGGACTTGCGATTATGCTGGGGGGGATTTTTAATGCGTTCCCTTACACGGCCTTCTCGCAAAATGTTGGTCTGATCTCGCTGACTCGCGTCAAATCGCGTAACGTTATTTTTGCAGCAGGGGGAATCATGGTTGTTCTCGGTTTGTTGCCCAAGCTGGCAGCCTTGACGACCGTCATTCCGAATGCCGTACTGGGCGGGGCGATGATCGTCATGTTTGGCTCGGTCGCTGCATCCGGCATGTCCATTTTGTCAGAAGTGGACCTACGGAAGGAAAGCAATCTGCTCATCGCGGCATGCAGCATTGCCGTGGGCCTCGGCTCTGCCGTTCTACCACAAATGTTCGACCAACTGCCGAGCTTTGCCAAAATGCTGCTGCAAAATGGCATCGTATCCGGCTCGATTACCGCGATTGTGTTGAACATCGTTTTGACGAGAAAACAGGGGGATTCGGTCAAAGGCGTGAATGTGTCGGAGGTTCCGCAGAAGGTTGGATGATTAGGAATATATAAAGAGAGCCGGAGAGAGGACGTAAGCCTCTTTTTCCGGCTTTTTGGCATAGGATTATTCAGAACGGATTATTTGTTCAGCAGCATGAAGTTATTGATAAAACCCTCTTCCTGTATGAAGATTGGGGTTTGGATTTTTGATGTGAAATCATAATAATATACGCCGCGCCCTTCCTCCTGATTTTTCTGGGAGGCACTGCCCAAATAATAGATGCCCTTGCCGTCCGGGGACATATAGATAAAGCTGCGGGACGAAATGGGGAGTTCAAGCTTGGTGCGTTTGCCAGTAGCAATATCCACAAGACTATACTCGGGGTTACCATGATTAATGAAACGAGCAGTTACCAGGAGCAATTGATCATTACTGCTGGACATTGATAGGATTTGTTCGTTCTTTAGTGTGATGACAGGTCTCTCTTGTTTGGTGATGTTATTGAATTCTGTAACCCTGTAGTCCGGAGGGATCATAGTGGCCTGTTTCTTGGTTGCGATGTCTCTTTGTTTATCTCGTCCATTTTCAGAAAATTGGGAAATGTAAGTTGCGCTTTTGCTAGGGTTGTAAGATACAGACCAAGTATTCATATCCTGATTTTCATCATGCAAGAACTGCATTGTATGAGTTGATTTATTGTAGAAAACGGTTTTAAGTGTACGTTCCCCTTTTTTGACGGCGGCTAGAACGAGTGGACCTTCTGGAGTAGTTGGTACTATACGATTAATCGCAAACAAATTATCGGATAATTGTTCGATTTTTTTTGAATTTAAATCGTACGAAAATAATTGGTCTCCCTTATCATCAACATCAGCAGAATAATAAATTTTGTGATCAGGTAAGGACACTACAGAAAGTGGGTATTGAGAAGTATAAGGTACATCAGCCATCTTGGCCATTTTTTTACTGCTTAAGTCATACGTCATGACCCGCATAACCATACCTTTATCTGTATTTTTCCCATTCACATATTCTGTATAGGTCATGGATAGATATTGGCCTTGTCCGACTGGAGCTGTCTTTTCGCCTGATTGGATTTGTTTCGATGGAATTGATTCTGTTGCTGGAGTAGAAGATGGAGAGCAGGAAGATAACAGAGCTGGAACGAGCAAGGAAAGTATAAAGAAGCGAAAGCTGTTTATTTTCAAAAGGATACATCCTTTCTAAGATGAGGGATTTACTAATATTTTTACTGCGCAGTGGTGCTAAAGTTAACTCTTAGTTGGTTTATATATTAGAAGAATTTGCTAGAGTGGTAGGAAGAGGCGTGGTGTACAAATTTCGGAACAAGCGAAAACCCACCGCGTAATTAGGTTAGGCGCCTAACGGTGGGTTTCGTTTGCATTAACATTCAGTTATGCAGCGCGCCGTGGTGGTGATCCACAGCCTTTCAAGTCCTAGAGTCTTTGCCGTTGGAGCGGCGAAGACTCTTTTTTAGTATACGGACACGGTGGGTATCTATATACCTAATTTTAGCACGTGAATTGCGTGCATGCAACGGAAAGCCATAGCTCTGATTCTCACCATATCGTTCAAATTTAAATTATTTCGCAACATTTGTTGACAAGTCAGTAGCAACAAAATAAGATAGTCCTAAATCGTAATATAAAGGAATAAAGGAAGAAAACAGGTGTGAGCCGAACTTTCCACATACAGGGTTTATTGAAGCCTTGTAGTGGTGGGCTATGTGTTCACTTAAAAGGGAAGTTCGGTACATTCCGACACGGACCCGCCACTGTATACAGGCATCAGCAGAAGACTGCTGGAGTTTTCAGAACAGCCACTGGAACTGTGAAGAACCGGGAAGGCCTGAAAGGTACGCCTGAAGTCAGGAGACCTGCCTGTTTTAACATCACTGTCGGACCCACGGGATGCTGGGGAGGTGGTTAGGCGTGCTGCATACGGAATGTCTGAAACCGACCGATCCCCTTTTTTAGAGGGTGCAGAGGGTGAGCTTTGGCATTTTATAATGGAAGCATTTCTGACTGCTGATCATGCGGTCGGGGATGCTTTTTTCACGTTAGGTTATATGATTTTACAAGATAGAGGGGGATTTATGGAATGATGAGCAATCGTAATAGGCGTTCATGGCTCATATGTACGGGATTGCTGCTGCTGATGGTAGTTATGGCTCTTTCGGGATGTGCCACAACCAATAAGATGGCGGACAACTCCGGCAAGGGTGAAAACACACCCACTAAGCAGAACGCAGCGGATAAAAAGCTGGTGATGGCATACACTTGGAAACCGTCAGGCGTTGACCCGCACGGAGATAATAGCTGGGATGTTATGCGGTCCGGTGCAGGTGAGACACTTGTCCGTTTGAATGAACAGCTGGAGCCTGTAGCTTGGCTGGCGAAAGGGTGGAAGCAGGATAGTCCTACCGTCTGGACGTTCAGCTTGCAGGATAAGGTTACTTTTCATGATGGAAAAAGTATGGATGCAGCCAGCGTCAAGGCTTCGCTGCTCCGTTCTATTCAAAAAAGCCATCTGGCGAAGGATTTGCTGGATGTGAAGTCCATTGATGTAAGCGGTCCGCTGGCGTTGAAAATCACGACAAACCAGCCGAACGCGGCGCTGGTGTCCAATCTGGCTGATCCATCGACGATTGTGCTGGATGTAGCGTCTATGAAAGATGAGCAGAGCTATCCTGCGATGACAGGTGCTTTTAAAATCAAAGCGTTCAACAAGGATCAATCCTTGGTTGTAGAACGCTATGACGGATATTGGGGAGAGAAGGCTCATCTGGCTGAAGCGACGATGAAGTTCATTACGGATGGCAATTCGCGCCTGATGGCGCTGCAATCCGGTGAGGTGGACGTAGCGACGGATATTCCGGTGGATAACGCGGAGGTGTTGAAAAAGAACGACAAGCTGCAGGTGCTGTCGGCTCCTTCCTTGCGTACCCATATGATCGTGTACAATATGGAGTCGCCTGTGTTCAAAGACGCAGCGAACCGCAAGGTTGTGGACAGTCTGATTCCACGCGCATCCATTGTGAGTGCGGTCATGAGAGGCTTTGGTACGGAGGCAAGCAGTCCATTCCCGAGTATTCTTCCCTTCGGGAAGGTCGAGCGTAAAGCACTGGACGGAACGCCGGAGCAGCTGCTAACAAAGGATGGCTGGCGAAAGGACGCCCAAGGTACATGGACCAAGCAAGGCAAGCCGTTCGAGGTTACGCTGCTGACCTTCCCTCAGCGCCCGGAGCTATCCGTAATGGCTGAGGTCATCCAGAGCCAATTACTGAAAGAGGGGATTCAGGTCAAGATTCGCAAGGTGGAAAATATTGATGAGGCGTTGACCAAAAACGATTGGGATTTTGCCATGTACAGTATGCTGACGGCCCATACAGGGGAGCCGCAATATTTTATGGATACCTTTTATTCTTCGAAAAGCGAAGCTAACGTGAGCCGTTATGTCTCCAAACCGCTGGAGGACATTCTTGGCCGGTTGAAGTTGGCAAAAGATACTGCAGAGCGCAATGGGTTGACACTGCAAGCATTAGATATCATTAATACGAATTTACCGCAGTCGTTCATTGTGCATCCTGACAATGTATTTGGTGTGAAAAAAGGGGTAGAGGGCTTTACGCCCCATCCGATTGAGTATTACTACATTACAGCGCAATCCGATATTGCGAAATAGCGGGCTACGTATCTTATGATTCGTTTTATTCTGGAACGTGCGGCGCAGCTGGTCATCATTGTATTTGCTGTCTCTACGGTGACTTTTGTGCTGATGAGACTAGCTCCGGGGGACCCTGCTACCATTTTGCTTACTGCACATAATGTACCTGCCTCTGAGGAGGCGTTGACGGCACTGCGGAATGAGCTGGGCTTGAATGAGCCGCTTCATATTCAGTATGTGAACTGGCTGCGGGATGTGTTCACAGGGCATTGGGGCACTTCGTATGTATCCAAGGAGTCGGTGCTGGCCGAGCTGTGGAGCAGACTGCCTGCTACTGTAGAGCTGGCTTTGGCCGGATTTGCCGTGATGACCGTGCTGACTCTGGGGATGGGACTGGCCGCCTCGGTCAAATCCAGCGGCCCGCTGGATCGTCTGAGCAGACTTTTGGCCCTGTTGGGCTCGTCCATTCCCTCCTTTTGGCTTGGCTTTCTGTTGATCTATTTGTTTTCTGTTTGTCTGGGCTGGCTCCCATCCATGGGCAGGGAGGACTGGACGCATCTGGTGCTGCCAGCCCTGACCCTTGGCGCAGGTTTGGGGGCCGTACAAGCTCGTGTGCTGCGTGCGCAAATGCTGGAGCTGAGTGATCGGAATTTTGTGAAAGCGGCGAAGGCCAGAGGCTTCTCCCGTACGCATATTCTGTTTTTTGAAGTATTTAAGCATGCCATTCTGCCTATTATTACGCTGTTAGGTACGAATCTGTCATTTATGCTTGCAGGTAATGTCATCGTGGAGACGATTTTTTCATGGCCGGGCTTGGGCAAGTATTTTATAGATGCGATTACGCAGCGAGATTACCCCGTGATTCAAGGGTATGTTATTTTTGCTGCATTTTTAATTGTAGGCGTTCAGTGTTTGGTAGATGTGGTCCAGACGGCGATAGATCCAAGGCTGCGTTTGCGTTAGGGGAGGAAGCTGGAAATGAAAAGGATACGGCTTTCCTTCAAAGGAAGCCTGCTGACTGGCAGTGTGCTGTTTGGCCTGATCGTGCTGCTCGGGGTGCTGGCTCCATGGGTTGCTCCTCATGATCCTCTGAATGTGGACCTTCTGAACCGTCTGGCCCCACCTAGCCAGGAATACCCCTTTGGTACAGACCACCTGGGGCGGGATGTACTGTCACGGCTGATTTACGGGATTCGAACGAGTGTGTTAATCGCGTGCGCGATTACTGTGGCTACGCTGAGTGTCAGTCTACCGATAGGCTTGCTCATTGGCTATGTACGTGGGCGTGTGGATCAGCTGATCATGCGGGGAATTGATGGCGTGCTAGCTTTTCCCGATATTATTTTGACGGTGGCGATTGTGGGGATTTTGGGCCCGGGTTTTGTTAACATGACCTTGGCTATTATTGCGGTACGGTGGGCGGGCTATGTCCGTTATATCCGCAGTCTGGTTCAAAAAGCCTGTCAGGAGGACTATGTGCGATATGCCCGTTTATCCGGCAATTCACACATACGCATACTAAGACGTTACGTATTGCCACAAGTGTTGCCGCAGTTGGTTGTTTATGCGGTATGGGATATCGGGCGCGTGGTGCTGATGATTGCCGGGCTCTCCTTTCTTGGACTGGGCGTACAGCCGCCCAAGCCAGAGTGGGGCGTGATGCTGCATGATGCAACCTCGTATTTTCAGGTGGCTCCGCATGTCATGATTTTTCCAGGCTTGGCGATTATGCTGTTTGTGCTTGCGTGCCAGCTGCTGGGTGACCGTTTTTCTGAAAAGGAGGCGGCGAAATAGTGGAGCATCGGACAGACATTGGTCGAAAGGATATGATAGAGCGAGTGGACGGGCGCAAGCCGCTGTTACACGTGGAACATTTGGGGATAGGCCGTATAGGCGCGGGAATAGCTAATGAGACGGGAACAGGCTCGGATGCAGGTAGAAAATCGGAAGCGAACGGGGAAATAATGCGGAACGGTGGCCATCAACCGCTGCTGCGAGATGTGAGCTTTTCCGTATATCCGGGCGAAATTGTGGCTCTGACCGGACCGAGCGGGTGCGGCAAGAGCCTGACTGCACATGCAATCGCAGGCATGCTGGAGCCGGGGATCGCTGTTACGCAAGGGCATATTTACTATAACGGGGAGGACATCGTCCCGTTCCATGAACGGCGCTGGCAAAGGCTGCGCCGCGAGGATATTGCGCTGCTCATTCAGCAATCGCTGAGCGGGCTGAACCCGATCCGTACCGTCCGCGCACAGTTGACGGATACGTTAAGGCTGCACGGGCGGCGTCATTTGCCGCACGAACAGAAGGAGCCGGGGCATGCTGGTGCTCATACTGCCCCGTCCTTCGCTGCACCGCAGCAAGCCGTTCTACAGGGTGCGCTACCCTGGATGAGACGGATGATAAGCCGTGCCACGGAGCTAGCTGGGGGCCGCGCTACGCAATCGCAGGAGGCTTATCTACACGCTCTGCTCCGCAAGGTCGGATTTGCGGACCCGGAGCGCATTTTGTCGTCGTATCCGTTTGAGCTAAGTGGAGGCATGTGCCAAAGAGTGCTGCTGGCTGCCATGTTAAGCTCCGGGCCGCGCCTCTTTATTGCCGACGAGCCAACTACGGCGCTGGATGTCATCAACCGGGACAAGGTTTTGGCATTGCTCCAGCAGCTGAGAGAGGACTTCGATCTCACCATTTTGTTGATTTCTCATGACCGTCAGGGCATAGGCCGTATAGCGGATCGCGTATTGGAGATGAGGCCGGAAGGAAGGATGCACGAATGATACTGGAATTGAAGCAAGTGACCAAAACTTATCCTGTCCGCAGACGGAAAAAAGGCTGGTTTAGCAAGCAAGATAGCGAGCAGGCCGCCGTGAAGCAGGTAAGTCTTGAATTACAGCGGGGAGAATGCCTCGGACTGGTTGGGGAAAGCGGAAGCGGCAAAAGTACGCTGGCACAATGTATCATGAGGCTGGAACCGTTGACCTCGGGGGAGGTTTGGCTGGATCGTCAGCCCATTCACAGTGGAAAGGTGAAGGATGTTCATCTGTACAAGCGAGTCCAGTTGGTCGCTCAGGACTCGTCTTCCTCACTGCATCCCCGTATGACCATTCGCGATATTTTGCTGGAGCCGATCCGCAATTATTTTCCTGAGCGAAAAGCGCAAGCGCTGGATATCTGTCTGTCCCTGCTGGAATCGGTAGGCTTGGAGGCTGACAGTCTGGAGAAATACCCATCACAGCTAAGCGGCGGACAAAAGCAGCGGGTATGCATCGCTCGTGCGCTGGCGGTGGAGCCGGAAATCATCCTGTTTGACGAATCCGTCGCCAATCTCGACGCAGCAACACAGTCCTCCGTACTCGACTTGCTCAAGAAAGTCCAGATAGAACGTCAGTTATCCTACCTTTTCATCACTCATGATCTTCAATCCACCCGTCCGTTTTGTGATCGGATTGCCGTTATGTATCAGGGGGAGATCGTGGAAGTATTCAAGGATTGGGATGAAAGCCTGTTACAGCATGAGTACACTCACACCTTGTTTCAAACGTTGGTGGAATGATCCATCTATCTCAAATTATACAAATTTAAAATAAATTTGATCTTTCCTTGTCGAATATTGTTGACAAAATAAGATGTGCTACCTATTCTTAATATGATTATGATAATCATTATCACATATATAGAAAAGGGGAAAAACATTGATGTCCGTTCGACACCGCAAGACTACCACCCTTATGTTGGTGGCAATCCTCCTATTATCCGTTATTTTAGGTTGCGCGAAGCAGGAGGATACACCTGCATCCACCTCAATGAACGGAGCTGCCAATGAAAAGTCGATCACGCTATCGTGGCCGCGTGACATTGGTACAATGAATCCTCACGTATACAACCCTTCCCAGCTTTTTGCACAATCCATGATTTATGAGCCGTTAGTCAGCTACAAGCAAGGAGGCAAGCTGGAGCCTGCTTTGGCTGAATCCTGGACGATATCCAAGGACGGCAAAACATATACGTTCAAGCTTCGCAAAGGTGTGAAATTTTCAGATGGAACACCGTTCAACGCAGCTATTGTCAAAAAGAACTTTGACGCAATCATGAAAAATGATAAGACGCACAGCTGGCTTGGTGTGGTAGGTGTTCTCGACAAAACGGAGGTCGTGGATGACAGCACCTTCCGATTGACGCTCAAGGAGCCGTACTACCCGGTGCTTCAGGATTTGTCCGTCGTTCGTCCGTTCCGCTTTTTGGGTGAGGCCGGGTTCCCGGATGATGGGGACACCTCCAAAGGCATCAAGAAACCTGTAGGTACAGGACCTTGGATGCTGGATGAATACAAGCAGGATGAATATGCAACCTTTAAGCGCAATCCAAATTATTGGGGAACTGCACCGAAGGTGGATAAAATTATCGTAAAAATCATTCCCGATAGCGAAACGCGTGTAATGGCCTTTGAGAAAGGCGATTTGGATCTGATTTACGGAGAAGGTGTCATTAGTCTGGATGCCTTCAAGCAGCTTCGCGACACAGATAAGTATGTTACCAAGCTGTCCGATCCTGTCGGCACAAGAAGCCTGCTGCTCAATTCGTCCAATCCCAAGCTGTCAGACCTCCGCGTACGCTTGGCCCTCCAGCATGGCTTTAACAAGCAGGCGATGGTGGAAGGTGTGACCTCAGGGCTGGAGGAAAAAGCGGATACCGTTTTGTCCAAAAACTATCCGTATACGAATGTGGACTTACAGCCCGTGGGCTATGATGTGGAAAAATCCAAAGCGCTGCTGGATGAGGCCGGCTGGAAGCTGCCAGCTGGCGGTACGGTGCGGGAGAAGGATGGACAGCAACTCGATTTTGAGCTGATTTTTGATAAAACCGATCCGATCCAAAAGGCGATGGCTGAAACCATTCAGGCGGAATGGGGAGAGTTGGGTGTTAAAGTGAACCTGACCGGGCTGGAGCTGACGGTTCAAATCAAGCGCCTTAGATCCAACCAGTTTGATCTGTACTTCTGGTACAACTATGGTGCGCCTTATGATCCTCATTCTTTTATTAACGTCATTGCCAAGAAGAGCTTCGGGATTTCCGAGGTGCTAAGCGCCCTTCCAATGAAGAAGAATCTGGATCAGCAAGTACACGAAGCACTCTCATCGACAGATGAAACCAAGCGTCAAGAGCTGTATGCTTCGATTCTGAAGACGCTTCAGGAGCAATCTGCCATTGTGCCTATTTCATATATTAAGAAAACTGCCGTATACCAGAAAAAAATTACGAATTTTGTATTCCCGGCCAACCGGGATGAAAATCCATTTGATGGAATTGAAATCGGAAAGTAGTTGAAATGAAAGGGTAACGTTCGTTTACAGAAGAGGAGGACAACTTGTGATCAGCTATATTGGGAAACGAATGATAGCGGTCATTCCTATTGTTCTCTTTGCCACTCTCGTTAC
This DNA window, taken from Paenibacillus kribbensis, encodes the following:
- a CDS encoding ABC transporter substrate-binding protein translates to MMSNRNRRSWLICTGLLLLMVVMALSGCATTNKMADNSGKGENTPTKQNAADKKLVMAYTWKPSGVDPHGDNSWDVMRSGAGETLVRLNEQLEPVAWLAKGWKQDSPTVWTFSLQDKVTFHDGKSMDAASVKASLLRSIQKSHLAKDLLDVKSIDVSGPLALKITTNQPNAALVSNLADPSTIVLDVASMKDEQSYPAMTGAFKIKAFNKDQSLVVERYDGYWGEKAHLAEATMKFITDGNSRLMALQSGEVDVATDIPVDNAEVLKKNDKLQVLSAPSLRTHMIVYNMESPVFKDAANRKVVDSLIPRASIVSAVMRGFGTEASSPFPSILPFGKVERKALDGTPEQLLTKDGWRKDAQGTWTKQGKPFEVTLLTFPQRPELSVMAEVIQSQLLKEGIQVKIRKVENIDEALTKNDWDFAMYSMLTAHTGEPQYFMDTFYSSKSEANVSRYVSKPLEDILGRLKLAKDTAERNGLTLQALDIINTNLPQSFIVHPDNVFGVKKGVEGFTPHPIEYYYITAQSDIAK
- the nikC gene encoding nickel transporter permease; translation: MKRIRLSFKGSLLTGSVLFGLIVLLGVLAPWVAPHDPLNVDLLNRLAPPSQEYPFGTDHLGRDVLSRLIYGIRTSVLIACAITVATLSVSLPIGLLIGYVRGRVDQLIMRGIDGVLAFPDIILTVAIVGILGPGFVNMTLAIIAVRWAGYVRYIRSLVQKACQEDYVRYARLSGNSHIRILRRYVLPQVLPQLVVYAVWDIGRVVLMIAGLSFLGLGVQPPKPEWGVMLHDATSYFQVAPHVMIFPGLAIMLFVLACQLLGDRFSEKEAAK
- the nikA gene encoding nickel ABC transporter substrate-binding protein; this translates as MSVRHRKTTTLMLVAILLLSVILGCAKQEDTPASTSMNGAANEKSITLSWPRDIGTMNPHVYNPSQLFAQSMIYEPLVSYKQGGKLEPALAESWTISKDGKTYTFKLRKGVKFSDGTPFNAAIVKKNFDAIMKNDKTHSWLGVVGVLDKTEVVDDSTFRLTLKEPYYPVLQDLSVVRPFRFLGEAGFPDDGDTSKGIKKPVGTGPWMLDEYKQDEYATFKRNPNYWGTAPKVDKIIVKIIPDSETRVMAFEKGDLDLIYGEGVISLDAFKQLRDTDKYVTKLSDPVGTRSLLLNSSNPKLSDLRVRLALQHGFNKQAMVEGVTSGLEEKADTVLSKNYPYTNVDLQPVGYDVEKSKALLDEAGWKLPAGGTVREKDGQQLDFELIFDKTDPIQKAMAETIQAEWGELGVKVNLTGLELTVQIKRLRSNQFDLYFWYNYGAPYDPHSFINVIAKKSFGISEVLSALPMKKNLDQQVHEALSSTDETKRQELYASILKTLQEQSAIVPISYIKKTAVYQKKITNFVFPANRDENPFDGIEIGK
- a CDS encoding ABC transporter ATP-binding protein — encoded protein: MEHRTDIGRKDMIERVDGRKPLLHVEHLGIGRIGAGIANETGTGSDAGRKSEANGEIMRNGGHQPLLRDVSFSVYPGEIVALTGPSGCGKSLTAHAIAGMLEPGIAVTQGHIYYNGEDIVPFHERRWQRLRREDIALLIQQSLSGLNPIRTVRAQLTDTLRLHGRRHLPHEQKEPGHAGAHTAPSFAAPQQAVLQGALPWMRRMISRATELAGGRATQSQEAYLHALLRKVGFADPERILSSYPFELSGGMCQRVLLAAMLSSGPRLFIADEPTTALDVINRDKVLALLQQLREDFDLTILLISHDRQGIGRIADRVLEMRPEGRMHE
- the nikB gene encoding nickel ABC transporter permease, whose product is MIRFILERAAQLVIIVFAVSTVTFVLMRLAPGDPATILLTAHNVPASEEALTALRNELGLNEPLHIQYVNWLRDVFTGHWGTSYVSKESVLAELWSRLPATVELALAGFAVMTVLTLGMGLAASVKSSGPLDRLSRLLALLGSSIPSFWLGFLLIYLFSVCLGWLPSMGREDWTHLVLPALTLGAGLGAVQARVLRAQMLELSDRNFVKAAKARGFSRTHILFFEVFKHAILPIITLLGTNLSFMLAGNVIVETIFSWPGLGKYFIDAITQRDYPVIQGYVIFAAFLIVGVQCLVDVVQTAIDPRLRLR
- a CDS encoding ABC transporter ATP-binding protein; its protein translation is MILELKQVTKTYPVRRRKKGWFSKQDSEQAAVKQVSLELQRGECLGLVGESGSGKSTLAQCIMRLEPLTSGEVWLDRQPIHSGKVKDVHLYKRVQLVAQDSSSSLHPRMTIRDILLEPIRNYFPERKAQALDICLSLLESVGLEADSLEKYPSQLSGGQKQRVCIARALAVEPEIILFDESVANLDAATQSSVLDLLKKVQIERQLSYLFITHDLQSTRPFCDRIAVMYQGEIVEVFKDWDESLLQHEYTHTLFQTLVE
- a CDS encoding nucleobase:cation symporter-2 family protein, with product MLSKQKLFALGFQHVMAMYAGAIAVPLIVGGALHLTPAQMAYLVAADLFTCGIATLLQIMGTRFFGSRLPVILGCTFTAVGPLIAIASTSNLATAYGAIILSGIFVVLAAPLYGKLLRFFPTVVTGSVVTIIGLSLIPVAMNNVAGGQGSADFGQPRNLLLALVTLLVILLVNRVAKGFLRSISVLIGLFAGTVVAYAMGMVHFAPVADASWVSVAQPFYFGKPEFSIMAVCTMIIVNIVSMVESTGVYLAVGKAIDQKVEQKQIVNGLRSEGLAIMLGGIFNAFPYTAFSQNVGLISLTRVKSRNVIFAAGGIMVVLGLLPKLAALTTVIPNAVLGGAMIVMFGSVAASGMSILSEVDLRKESNLLIAACSIAVGLGSAVLPQMFDQLPSFAKMLLQNGIVSGSITAIVLNIVLTRKQGDSVKGVNVSEVPQKVG